The genomic window TCTGAAATTCAGGATCGTAGTCCTTCGGGATTTCCTAGCGGTACTCTGAGGCGATCGCCCTCTTCTCCCCGAACGCTATTTGGGCTGGTGATGACGGGATTGACTTTTCTGTGCGCTGCCCTTGCTATCTTGCCTCTACTAGCAGTGCTTTTCTACGTTGTCGTCCAAGGTGCCAGCCGCCTCAATTTGACCGTACTAACCAGTTTGCCACCGCCTCCATGTTCGGGTACTGGCTGCGTCGGCCTTCCCCAAGGCGGTTTTGGCAATGCCATTATGGGCACCTTAGCTATGGTGGGCATTGGCGCTCTCATTAGCATTCCCTTTGGTGTCTTGGCAGCAGTTTATTTGTCTGAGTTTAGTGCTAATAGTAAGCTGGCCTACTGGATTCGCTTTGCCACCAATGTCCTGGCTGGCGTTCCTTCGATCATTGTTGGCGTTTTCGCCTATGGAGTTGCAGTTCTTGGAATGCAAAAATTTCTAAACCTTTCTGTTCCTTTCACTGCATGGGCTGGAGGGTTTGCTTTATCGATATTGATGTTGCCGATTGTGGTTCGCGCCACTGAGGAAGCGTTGAGGTTAGTCCCCCAAGAAGTAAGACAAGCAGCGGTAGGGTTGGGAGCTAGTAACTTTCAAACTGTGTCGCGGGTGGTGTTACCTGCTGCGCTCCCGGCAATTGTAACTGGCACAACTCTAGCAGTTGCAAGGGCGGCTGGTGAAACCGCACCCCTGCTATTTACCGCATCATTTACCCAGTTTTGGCCTAACTGGAATAATGGCATGCTGGAGCCAACTGCTTCTTTAGCGGTTTTGGTTTACAACTTCGCTACGGGATCGTTTCAAAATCAGCAGGAACTCGCTTGGGCAGCTTCTTTTATCTTGGTTTTACTGGTTCTCTTTACCAGTATTGTTTCGCGTCTGGCAACGGCGCGGAGAGTTTATTAAGCAAACTTCAAGCAAATATTGTAGGGGTAGGGCGGCGATAAGCGGGGAAAATAATTTACTGCAAAATTGGATACATTTCAACTTTCAACAGTATGATAATTGGAGGCAATATTAAAAATTAGGGTTAAAACCTAGTAAATGTGTGGTAAAGAGAAAGCCTAATCTAAAAATTGGCTGTTGAAGTGAATGTTAAATATGCATCAGTGGGTGAGTTACTAGGGCGATCGCTTTCTCGCTCTTGGTGGAGCAAATAGTGGGTTGAGTTTTACAGAACCCTGTAAGTTTCACCTTTGCAGTCTTAGCGGAAATGTCAACTTAAAAGAGATACTTGGACTCTTTATGTCTTCTAATAATCAGACAGTTAATCGCACGGAAACCGTTTTAAGGGCACAGAATGTTAATGTCTACTACGGGAATTTTCTAGCGCTTCGGGATATTAATTTAGATATTCCAAAGAACAGCGTGACGGCCTTTATTGGCCCTTCAGGGTGTGGCAAAAGTACGTTGCTGCGATGCTATAACCGCCTCAATGACTTAATTAAGAGTTTTCGTGCAGAGGGCAGCATAACTTATCACGGTCAAAACCTCTATGCGCCTGAGATTGACCCAGTAGAGGTACGGCGTCGGATTGGGATGGTGTTTCAAAGACCGAACCCTTTTCCGAAGTCTATTTATGAGAATATTGCTTTTGGTGCGCGGATTAATGGTTATCGCGGCGATATGGATGAGCTTGTGGAGCGATCGCTTCGTCAAGCTGCTTTGTGGGATGAAGTGAAAGATAAACTTAAGACCAGCGGACTGGCGCTATCGGGTGGTCAACAACAACGTTTGTGTATTGCTAGAGCGATCGCGGTTCAGCCAGATGTTGTCTTGATGGATGAACCATGTTCTGCGCTTGACCCCATTTCGACGCTGCGAGTGGAAGAACTGATCCACGAACTCAAGGAGCAGTACACTATTGTTATTGTCACCCACAATATGCAGCAAGCCTCCCGGCTGGCGGATTTGACGGCATTTTTTAATGTTGAGCCGACTGAAAAAGGCGGAAGAATGGGTTATTTGGTAGAGTGCGATCGCACCGAGGTCATTTTTCAAAGTCCCAAACAGAAAGCTACGCAGGAATACGTTAGCGGTCGCTTCGGCTAAACTATTCCAATCGCTCAGTCACAAATTAAGCGTTCCCCAATAAAATCAGTTTGCCCATCCAAACCTGGTATTGGGGAACGCATGAGCATCAAATTAGTAAAGTTACCATAAGCTAGCGGCACCCACAGACGCAATTAAAGCAGATGAAACCGCTTCATTAACAGGAGTGGGTTCTGAGACCAAAGAGTTTACTCCTCTGACTATGCAGGGTAATCCCCTCAAGACAGAGACAGAAGTTATTCTTTCTAACCCACTTTTAAAGAAAACCATAAACCAATTAAATCTCAAAGATAAAACAGGAAAGATCAACAATGAGTTAACCCTAAAACGTCAGATAAAAGTAAAAAATATTAGTGGCACAGATTCACAGCCTAAGTATGCGGCTCCTTAAGGTGGGGCTAAAATTGTCTTATTTGTTACAACTTATGTTGCGAGTAAAGGCGTAAAGCCATGTATGCTATGGAAGTCTTGCGCTCGGCTGCTCCAATCCAGGATAGGATTAAATATAATTTGCAAAGTTTTGTATAGTGTCGGAATTGGGAATAATGCTTATGAAGCGCTACTTGTCACGTCTGCTTGCCTTGGCTATGGTTGTGACCATTGGGTTGATGGGCTGTTCTTCAACCAGCGCCAGCGGTCTAACAGGTGATTATCGCCAGGATACGCTGAGCGTAGTGAATAGCTTGAGAACGGCCATCCAATTACCAGAAGATGCACCGGAAAAAGCACCTGCCCAAGCAGACGCGAAGCAGAAAATTAATGATTTTGCATCTCGCTACCAGCGAGATACTTCAGTAGCCAAGCTTAATTCCTTCACTACAATGAGAACAGCTTTGAACTCTCTAGCTGGTCATTACAGCTCTTATCCCAATCGTCCCGTGCCACAAAAGCTGAAGGATCGTCTAGAGCAGGAGTTCAAGCAAGTCGAGACTGCTTTGAATAGAGGGTATTAGAAGAATATGAAATATGAATTAATTCATATTTCATGCCTGAAAAGTGAGAACTTCTACCCAGCTAATTGTTCAGTTTTTACCCTTGAGCGTAAGGCATAAAAATGGTGCTAGCCTTCGCCAAGGGTAAGGCACGGAAGTGAGAAATTGCCAAATAGCCCCGTTAGGGGCGTAGGCTTAATACCAGAACCAGGGTGCATAGTTGCAGATACTTGAGCTTATAATTGACCGGAAACGCTGTTCATGAGCGTAATTAAGTCAACATTAAGTTCAAAGGAACGGTAGTTGCTTCCATCAGTCTAATGAGATTGATAATGCCTGGTTTTGGTTTATTTGTGGTGGTTGCAGGAATGTCCAACGGTTCGATGAAAAGGACGCAATACAGGCGTAGTATATATCGCGGCATAGTTGCAGCGCTAGTGACCACTGGTAGTTCGCTTGGTCAGTGCTGGTTTAGCCAACCCGCGACTGCACAGACGAAGGCATATTGCCAGTTTCCACAAGACGCGATCGCTCAAAAAGATAGCCTTCGCCTGACGGCATTGAAAGGAAATTCAGATGCCCAGAATAACTACAGAGCCGTTATAAAACAACACTCAGAACGCTTGCGGCAGTGCCGCAGCCAGACTTGGCCCCGCATTCAGGCAATATGGCTGCGCCTGCACCCCTGCGATGCACGTCCGGGAGCGCTGGATGAAATTTTCGATCGCCTCGTAAACCTGGGTTACAACCAGGTTTACTTGGAAGTCTTTTATGATGGCCAGGTGCTGCTACCTGCTTCTGAGAACTCGACACCTTGGCCGTCAGTGCTGAGGACGCCTGGAAGTGAGAAAGTAGACTTGTTCGCGCAAGCCCTGCAAAAAGGACGCGATCGCGGTATGCGCGTTTATGCTTGGATGTTTGCCATGAATTTTGGCTACTCCTACGCCCAGCGTTCTGACAGACAAAGCGCCCTAGCCCGCGACGGTAAGGGAAATATCAGTTTGGATGTTGTTGATGATGGCTCTCAAGTCTTCATCGATCCCTATAATCGGCAAGCCAAAGCAGATTACTACCAGATGGTTCAGGCGCTCGTTAGACGCCGCCCTGATGGTGTGCTGTTTGACTATATTCGGTATCCGAGGCAGGGGGGAGCAGATTCGATAGCCAACGATGTCAAAGATTTATGGATTTACGGTGAGGGTGCCCAGCAAGCTTTGTTTGAACGCGCCCAGAACAGTAAAGGGCTAGAGCTGATCCGGCGATTCGTGAGTCAGGGATACATTAATACCGGCGATATTCAAGCGGTAGATAAGTTATATCCTCAAGAGGGTTCGCCCCTTTGGCAGGGACGCAATCCCCCTACGGACGAAGTAAAAATAAGCGCTGCAAAGCGTCGCCCAACCTTGCAGTGGGAACTCTGGCAGTTGACTGTTGCTCACGCCGCGCAAGGCGTCGTTGATTTTCTGGCATTAGCCAGCACGCCAGCGCGTCAGGTCGGCATCCCAACCGGGTCAGTATTTTTCCCCGAGGGGAACCAAGCCATCGGTCAAGGATATGATTCGCGAGTGCAACCTTGGAACAGGTTTAGCAGTACCCCTGAGTGGCATCCGATGTCTTATGCTCTTTGTGGAAATTCTAGCAGCTGTATTGCGGCGCAAGTTAAAAGGGTGCTGACTGACGCACAACCTGGAACTCTAGTAATTCCGGCACTTGCGGGGGTTTGGGGCAAGTCCTATAAAGAGCGCCCGCCTCTGGAAGCGCAGATGCAAGCCGTGCGCGAAATAGCACCACAACTCAATGGGGTGAGCCATTTTGCATATTCTTGGCAAGAACCAGAATATGACCGCGATCGCAAGTCTTGTAGTGCGCGATAAGCGAGCGAGTTGGGGCTTTTTTGTCTCCAACTCACGTTAATTAAATGGTAAGAAAGATCGCTCTTTTTCTCTAAACTGAGTGTTTGAAAGGAGTGCGATCGCACTCCTTTTTTTTAACCCACTACAAAATTCACCAACTTCCCAGGCACGACAATAACCTTCTTTATCTCCTTACCCTCAATAAACCGCTGCACAACTTCTGATTCGCGGGCGTATTTTTCCAACGCTTCCTTGTCAGCTTGCGACGGAACCTGAATAGTCCCCCTTACTTTGCCCATGACTTGAATCACTAAGGTAATTTCATCGACAACTAGGGCAGTTGGATCGGCTTTAGGCCAACTTTGGGTGTGTACCGACTCCTTGTGACCGATAGCGTACCAAAGTTCATCCGCGACGTGAGGCGCAAAGGGTGCCATCAATAGAATTAGGGTTTCAATTGCTTCCGTATAAACTGGGGAGTTTTTGCTAGTAGAGTCAGCGATCGCATTACTCAACTTCATCAACTCCGACACAGCCGTATTAAATTGATATTCCCCTTCCAAATCCTCAGTAACTGACTTAATCGCCAAGTGAATTGCTCTTCGCAAATCCTTGTCAATTTTAGATTTGGGATTTTGAGTTTTTGCTTTTTCTGTTCCCTGTGTTAGTTGCTGAGTGTTAAAATCTGCAACCAAACGCCAGACACGATTTAAAAAGCGGAATTGTCCCTCAACATCCGCATCATCCCATTCCAAATCTTTCTCTGGCGGTGCTTTAAAAAGCACAAACATCCGCGCCGTATCAGCGCCATACTTACCTAAAACTTCCAGCGGATCGATGCCGTTGTACTTAGACTTAGACATTTTTTCATAAAAGACTTTCAACGGTTTACCCGTCTCTGGATCTTTTGGATCTTCTGGATTTACTTGTGCTGCTGGGATGTATTTTCCCGTGTCAGGGTTTTTGTAAGTTACCCCCTGAACCATACCTTGAGTTAGCAGGCGTTGGAAAGGTTCGTCGAAATTTAACAGGGAGCGATCGCGCAAAACTTTAGTAAAAAACCGCGAATACAATAAGTGTAAAATCGCGTGTTCAATTCCACCCACATACTGATCTACAGGCATCCAGTCATTAGTTTTCGCGGGGTCGAAAACTTGCTCTTCGTTCCTAGCATCTGGATAGCGCAAGAAATACCACGACGAATCAATAAAAGTATCCATCGTGTCAGTTTCGCGCTTCGCCGACGAACCGCAAGTCGGACAAGAAACATTCACCCAATTCGATATCTGAGCTAAGGGAGAAGCACCGCGACCAGTGAATTCTACATCTTCTGGCAACTTAACGGGCAACTGGTCGTCAGGAACCGGAACCATCCCACAACTAGGACAGTGAACTACAGGAATCGGCGCACCCCAATAGCGTTGCCGAGATATTAACCAATCTCTCAAGCGATATTGTACCCGTGCCTTACCGATACCTTCTTTCTCGGCATATTCGATAATTGCCTGTTTCCCTTTAACCGAATCCACCCCATCGAAGGAACCGGAATTAATCATAACTCCCGGTTCTGTATAAGCTGCTTGCAGTACAGGTGTCTCGCCTGCATTATCTCCTGCGGGGACAATTACAACCTTAATAGGGAGTTGATTTCCCTTAGCAAATTGGAAATCCCGCGTATCGTGAGCAGGTACGCCCATTACCGCACCCGTGCCATACTCGTAAAGCACGTAATCGGCAATCCAGATAGGAATTTCTTCCCCAGTGAACGGGTTAACTGCCTTCCCGCCAGTGGGAATCCCCCGCTTGGGCTTATCTTCAGCGGTGCGTTCCAACTCGCTTTGGCTAGAAACTTCTTTGACAAATGCTTCTACCTCAGCTTGTCTTTCTGGCGTAGTAACGCGCTTGGTCAAAGGATGTTCTGGCGCTAATACAACGTAGGTGACGCCATAAACCGTATCGGGACGAGTGGTATAAACACCAATCTTTTCATCCATCCCGACGATGGGAAATTCTAAGTAAGCGCCAACAGATTTACCAATCCAGTTGGCCTGCATCAACTTAACCCGTTCTGGCCATCCCGTCAATTTGTCTAAGTCGTTGAGCAATTGCTCGGCGTAGTCGGTAATCTTGAGGAACCACTGGCGCAACATTTTGCGCTCGACTTTTGCACCGGAACGCCAGGATTTACCCTCGTTATCGACTTGTTCGTTAGCTAGAACGGTTTGGTCGATGGGGTCCCAGTTTACGGCAGATTCTTTCTGATAAGCTAGTCCTGCTTTAAAGAACTGCAAGAATATCCACTGAGTCCACTTGTAATAATCTGGCGAACAGGTGGTGACTTCTCGGTTCCAATCGATGGAAAGACCCAGTTGCTGCAATTGTTGCCGCATTTGGGCAATATTTTGCTCTGTCCATTTTCCTGGGGGAACGCCTCTATCGATGGCGGCGTTTTCTGCTGGCAAACCAAAGGCATCCCAACCCATGGGGTGAAGTACGCGATACCCTTGCATCCGCTTGAGTCGGGCAATTACATCCGTAATGGTGTAGTTGCGGACGTGCCCCATGTGCAAACTACCCGATGGATAGGGGAACATGGACAGGGCGTAAAATTTCGGCTTATTACTATCTGTAGGGGTCTGGTCTAAGCCAAGTTCTGCCCAATTTTTTTGCCACTTTTCCTCGATTGATGCTGGGTTGTAACGGGACTCCACACTAATGCTCCTACTGGACTTGGCGATCGCGTCTGTCCCCATATTTTGACACATCCAATTATCCATAATCGGCAAAACCGCTGTGTATTACAATTGTAATACACAGCGGTTAGCGAAGATATTTTGAATAAACTAAAAGTTTTTGTCTACGGTACTCTCAAACCAGGAGAGCGCAATTATCAAAAATACTGTGCGGGTAAAGTAGTCGAGGCGAAAAGAGCGATCGCATTCGGTCAACTTTTTGCCTTGCCTATGGGATATCCAGCCATGACCCCCGGCGATACCCCAGTTAGCGGCTTTTTGCTTTCGTTTGCCAATCCAGATATTTTACACATCCTGGATGAACTAGAAGATTATGACCCTAATAGAGCGCAGGCACAAAATGGTTACAACCGCGTGCAAATCGACACTTATAAACCAGGCGGCGAACCTCTAGCAACAGCATGGGTATATTTGATGACGCCGGAGCGGGTTAGCCTTCATAGAGGGGTGCTGCTGCCCTTGGGTTGGTGGAGCAGTAGCGGGCGATCGCCAAGCGCATAACTAAAGCTACTTGCCAGCCTACCATTAAGGTGTTTCCTGGGTTATACCAGTTCTGTTTAAGATTGTGGCGTTAAACTCCCCAAACTACCTACTGGGGAGGCTCGCCAAATCCCAACTCCAAAATGGTATTACGCCCAACCTACTGCTTTTCTAGCGTGCTATTGACAGCTTCTGGTGGAGCTGCTATTGCGGCTTTGGGAATCTCGATAACTGGGCGATTCAAGGCAACCATTAAAGGTGCGGGAGCTGGTGCTGGAGCTTCTACCACCAGCAGTGGCTGGCGACTTCCAGGGGCAATGCTTGAGATAGCGCCAACAAAGAGGGCGGCGATCGCTGCTCCTCCCCACACAACACGTCGCTTGTTCTGACGACGGTCGATTTCTGCAAATACTCTCTGTGTCGTCTGTTGTACCGATCGCTGCGATTGAGGTACTGTCAGCGTCTGCATACCTCCGCGTATCATTACCAGACGGCTATACATACCTTTCACCTCTGGATCGTTTGCCAGCCATTCCTGCACTTGCTGGCGTTCCGAGGCTGTCACCTCACCATCGAGATAGGCACTTACCAATTCAAAGCGATCGCGTTGTAAAATATCCATTTTTTTGGAGGTTTGGGTTTCGGCAGGTATCCGTTGCCCAGAATACTTGCGCTCTTCAAATTCAGGGTTCATTTTCACGTCACCACCACGTCAAAGAAGGGGGTCATAATACTAGGTAACGCTAAAGGCTAGTCTACTAGGCTGCTGGTTAGGATCGCAATATCTAAAATGCAGATTTAGCAGCCATCGCAAGCGATGCACAACCATGACTGCTAGACTAGCCACCGTTCAAATAGTTTTGCAGTTGAGATTGCAGACGTTGACGCGCTCTAGCAATTCTAGATTTTACGGTTCCTAGCGATACGCCTGTGATTTCGGCAATTTCCTCATAAGCCATGCCTTCGATTTCTCTAAGGACAATGGTTGTACGAAATACCTCTGGCAGATCGGCGATCGCTTCGCGCAGTTGTTCGTAGAACTCCCGCGTTGTCATATCTTCGTCTGGACTGGGATTATCTGATGCAATTTCCCAATCCATCTCCCCGTCGTCCATCATGCGGGGAGCATCAAGAGAGAGCGGATTAGATACCCGCTTGCGTTTTCTCAGTTCGTCGTAAAACAGGTTTGTGGCAATACGGCTCAACCACCCCCGGAACTTTTCTGGTTCTTGCAGGCGTTTGATATTGCGGTAAACCCGAATCCAGACTTCTTGAGCTAGGTCTGCCCGATCCTGCCAGTCAGGAGCTAGGTGGTACAAAATTTTATCGACGTGAGACTGATAGCGACGCATAAGTTCCGCAAAGGCGGAACGTTCCGGGCGCGCATCGGCCTGACACCGTAAAATCAAGTCATAGTTCGGAAGTTTTTCTACTTGTTGCACCGGCGTTGGAGGAACCGTTGCGTCAACCGTTGACCAGGATACAGTCGATTGGCTCATGGATGGAATGGGATACTACAACATCCTTCCCTCAATGACGCGGTACTTTAATTAAGGTTCCCGCCTTTATTTGGGG from Microcoleus sp. FACHB-831 includes these protein-coding regions:
- the pstA gene encoding phosphate ABC transporter permease PstA produces the protein MSEIQDRSPSGFPSGTLRRSPSSPRTLFGLVMTGLTFLCAALAILPLLAVLFYVVVQGASRLNLTVLTSLPPPPCSGTGCVGLPQGGFGNAIMGTLAMVGIGALISIPFGVLAAVYLSEFSANSKLAYWIRFATNVLAGVPSIIVGVFAYGVAVLGMQKFLNLSVPFTAWAGGFALSILMLPIVVRATEEALRLVPQEVRQAAVGLGASNFQTVSRVVLPAALPAIVTGTTLAVARAAGETAPLLFTASFTQFWPNWNNGMLEPTASLAVLVYNFATGSFQNQQELAWAASFILVLLVLFTSIVSRLATARRVY
- the pstB gene encoding phosphate ABC transporter ATP-binding protein PstB, with product MSSNNQTVNRTETVLRAQNVNVYYGNFLALRDINLDIPKNSVTAFIGPSGCGKSTLLRCYNRLNDLIKSFRAEGSITYHGQNLYAPEIDPVEVRRRIGMVFQRPNPFPKSIYENIAFGARINGYRGDMDELVERSLRQAALWDEVKDKLKTSGLALSGGQQQRLCIARAIAVQPDVVLMDEPCSALDPISTLRVEELIHELKEQYTIVIVTHNMQQASRLADLTAFFNVEPTEKGGRMGYLVECDRTEVIFQSPKQKATQEYVSGRFG
- the psb27 gene encoding photosystem II protein Psb27, giving the protein MKRYLSRLLALAMVVTIGLMGCSSTSASGLTGDYRQDTLSVVNSLRTAIQLPEDAPEKAPAQADAKQKINDFASRYQRDTSVAKLNSFTTMRTALNSLAGHYSSYPNRPVPQKLKDRLEQEFKQVETALNRGY
- a CDS encoding family 10 glycosylhydrolase, whose translation is MRLIMPGFGLFVVVAGMSNGSMKRTQYRRSIYRGIVAALVTTGSSLGQCWFSQPATAQTKAYCQFPQDAIAQKDSLRLTALKGNSDAQNNYRAVIKQHSERLRQCRSQTWPRIQAIWLRLHPCDARPGALDEIFDRLVNLGYNQVYLEVFYDGQVLLPASENSTPWPSVLRTPGSEKVDLFAQALQKGRDRGMRVYAWMFAMNFGYSYAQRSDRQSALARDGKGNISLDVVDDGSQVFIDPYNRQAKADYYQMVQALVRRRPDGVLFDYIRYPRQGGADSIANDVKDLWIYGEGAQQALFERAQNSKGLELIRRFVSQGYINTGDIQAVDKLYPQEGSPLWQGRNPPTDEVKISAAKRRPTLQWELWQLTVAHAAQGVVDFLALASTPARQVGIPTGSVFFPEGNQAIGQGYDSRVQPWNRFSSTPEWHPMSYALCGNSSSCIAAQVKRVLTDAQPGTLVIPALAGVWGKSYKERPPLEAQMQAVREIAPQLNGVSHFAYSWQEPEYDRDRKSCSAR
- the leuS gene encoding leucine--tRNA ligase; translated protein: MESRYNPASIEEKWQKNWAELGLDQTPTDSNKPKFYALSMFPYPSGSLHMGHVRNYTITDVIARLKRMQGYRVLHPMGWDAFGLPAENAAIDRGVPPGKWTEQNIAQMRQQLQQLGLSIDWNREVTTCSPDYYKWTQWIFLQFFKAGLAYQKESAVNWDPIDQTVLANEQVDNEGKSWRSGAKVERKMLRQWFLKITDYAEQLLNDLDKLTGWPERVKLMQANWIGKSVGAYLEFPIVGMDEKIGVYTTRPDTVYGVTYVVLAPEHPLTKRVTTPERQAEVEAFVKEVSSQSELERTAEDKPKRGIPTGGKAVNPFTGEEIPIWIADYVLYEYGTGAVMGVPAHDTRDFQFAKGNQLPIKVVIVPAGDNAGETPVLQAAYTEPGVMINSGSFDGVDSVKGKQAIIEYAEKEGIGKARVQYRLRDWLISRQRYWGAPIPVVHCPSCGMVPVPDDQLPVKLPEDVEFTGRGASPLAQISNWVNVSCPTCGSSAKRETDTMDTFIDSSWYFLRYPDARNEEQVFDPAKTNDWMPVDQYVGGIEHAILHLLYSRFFTKVLRDRSLLNFDEPFQRLLTQGMVQGVTYKNPDTGKYIPAAQVNPEDPKDPETGKPLKVFYEKMSKSKYNGIDPLEVLGKYGADTARMFVLFKAPPEKDLEWDDADVEGQFRFLNRVWRLVADFNTQQLTQGTEKAKTQNPKSKIDKDLRRAIHLAIKSVTEDLEGEYQFNTAVSELMKLSNAIADSTSKNSPVYTEAIETLILLMAPFAPHVADELWYAIGHKESVHTQSWPKADPTALVVDEITLVIQVMGKVRGTIQVPSQADKEALEKYARESEVVQRFIEGKEIKKVIVVPGKLVNFVVG
- a CDS encoding gamma-glutamylcyclotransferase, which codes for MNKLKVFVYGTLKPGERNYQKYCAGKVVEAKRAIAFGQLFALPMGYPAMTPGDTPVSGFLLSFANPDILHILDELEDYDPNRAQAQNGYNRVQIDTYKPGGEPLATAWVYLMTPERVSLHRGVLLPLGWWSSSGRSPSA
- a CDS encoding anti-sigma factor, with the protein product MNPEFEERKYSGQRIPAETQTSKKMDILQRDRFELVSAYLDGEVTASERQQVQEWLANDPEVKGMYSRLVMIRGGMQTLTVPQSQRSVQQTTQRVFAEIDRRQNKRRVVWGGAAIAALFVGAISSIAPGSRQPLLVVEAPAPAPAPLMVALNRPVIEIPKAAIAAPPEAVNSTLEKQ
- a CDS encoding sigma-70 family RNA polymerase sigma factor is translated as MSQSTVSWSTVDATVPPTPVQQVEKLPNYDLILRCQADARPERSAFAELMRRYQSHVDKILYHLAPDWQDRADLAQEVWIRVYRNIKRLQEPEKFRGWLSRIATNLFYDELRKRKRVSNPLSLDAPRMMDDGEMDWEIASDNPSPDEDMTTREFYEQLREAIADLPEVFRTTIVLREIEGMAYEEIAEITGVSLGTVKSRIARARQRLQSQLQNYLNGG